The Cryptococcus gattii WM276 chromosome D, complete sequence region ATTCGCGATAGTGCCGTTGTAGATCTTGTAAAGGACAGGCCTCTCATCAAGTGTCGGACGCCCATGTCTGGAAGAATCTCTAAATCCGCCAGCTTCGTATTCACCCCCTCGTCCTGACGAACCATCATGACCGCTGCTAATGGTACTCCGCATTTTCTTCGCAGTAGGCTCCCCATCCAAGTAATCCTCCGCCGCCGGTCTATTTCGGCGAGACGCGATCGACTCTAACTGGGCCACAGTATCACCGGTCGAAAGTGATTCCGGAAGGGTCTCGTGCAGCTCTTTTGCAGCCCTTTCATCGACATATTTCTCCGCAGGCCCCCACTCTTGGTCAGGCATGGACAACCCCGGAAACTTTCTCGCCTGAAGTTGCTTCTGCTCATCCATGATAGATTGTCCATCGCCAGACTTTCGTGACTGTCCCGAGGTTTTCATCTTGGCAGCTTTCCTTTTATACTTTGGGTGCATGGTAACAATCAGTCTGTCGAGATTTTTGATAAACCATTCGGGAAAGTCTGCGCCGATCTCATTGAGCTTCTTCTGGAACGCTTCAGTCGTTTTGCTTTGTTCGTGCAGCTGTGATTGGTTAGGACCTCTACAGAGGGAAGGGAACGGAGTGACGTACTGCTATCACAAATTCGGCTAGCTTTTTATCTTGAAGCTTAGTGTGGTTGAAGAGCTCCTGCGAAACCTTCGACACAAGGGAGAGAAGTTCGAGCTTATATAACTCTTTATCGGTGGACATGATAAAAAGCTTTCAAAGTCGAGAAAGAACTACAGGAATAGGCAACTTTCGGTGGATGGACTCTGCGATGAGTGAAAAATCGAGGTGTCGCCGGTTGACTGATGAGCTTAAGTGCAATCAATTGCGGATGTAGTAACTGTATTTTATTATCGCGATTGCTGCAGCTGCTGGCGGGTGGCGGCGAGCTGGGGCAACAAGCAACAATCCGGCGGACGGCGGTGGCAGGAGGGAAACgacgacgaagaagaaTCAACAACAATAACACGTCACTCTGAACATCATTGTTACGTAAGTACATAAAGAGGTACTTGGACTGACGTCATGCTCGTCATGCATTCATGTTCCCTCCAGCAACAACTGCCTCCACCACCGCCCGCCGGATAGACGGCGGTGTACTCACACTTTGCTGTATATAAAAAGGCGCTTGTCGGTGAAGAAGTTCAAACCTCTAAAGTGCACACTAGGGGAAAGTCCAGAGAGTGTATTGAACAACAGTTCTGCTCCTCACTCTCATTAATACTCCCCCCACATACGCAAACATCTCAACTCTCAATCATGTCGTCTTCTCAGACACGCAAACGATCACAGCGACTGAAACTGACAAGCGAAACAGTGACAGAGTCAGCGCGACGTCAGGTACAAGAGGTTGGGGCTATAGCCCAAGATGGTCTGAGTAGTGGAGCTTGGATCTATCCCCTTTTGGTGAGTTTGTTTTTCAATAGATAGGAGCAAAGAAATTTGAGATCGTTGCTGTTCCATAAGACGGTTGTTGATGAATTTAATTTGTAGGGTATCTTGTACCTGTTCTCCCGTATGTGCAAGAGTCGCACTCGAACTATTCATAGACTCATCTTTGCCCGTTAAAAACTATAGACCCAACTCTGATCGGACCGCTGCTCCCCGTAATAATCAAAGGCATTTTGATGTCAGCGGGAGTGGTCACGGCTCTGTTCGCATTTGCGTATTTGCCCCAGGTGGCAGTGCTCGCGGTAATCTCTGGGCCTCTAGGCAAGTATTGTCATCATTATAGACACACATAAGGCAGTTGGACTGACCTCCTTCGTGCCTGTAGCCTTTGCTTTAGCAATCCCCCTCATTTTGGGCGAAGCCTTTGTGGTGGTCATGTTCCTTACTAGGGGAATCTTAGTGGCGCAAGCTACTGTCGACATATTCGATGCAGTGAGGCTTTTTTGTTATAATCTGCTTGGCTGTAGTTTATTTAATGCCGTTGATCCTGTAGGTTCTTTTACAGAAGGGACATTCTGCTTTAGTAGAAAACGGTAGGCAAGTTACCGACAAGGGGGGCAAGGTCAAGCAGCTGGGGACTTTGATGACAAAGCCTTTGTCCCGTTTCAATGTCGTAAGTTCATGATTGATTAAATGACTATCATATATCTTTCTGACACTTGAGTATTCAGGACAGCGTTGTTCGTTATCTTCTCACCTTGCCTTTGAATTTCATTCCCTTAGTTGGAACCATTTTCTTCTTAGGGTAAGCATAGTATTTCTCCCTAAactccatcttctttctcttttgATGACCCCTCGTTTTTCACTTTCGATAGCTATAATGGCTACAAGGCAGGCCCTGGCTTCCATGCTCGTTACTTTCAGCTTAAGAACTTCGATAAAGATCGTCGCCAGGCCTTTATTAAGAAGAGGCGTGGTGCTTACCTTATGTTAGTTTCTCTCGTGCTCAGCTAAATCATGTGACTAACGATTCTGGCAGGTTTGGTACCATGGCTATGGCCCTTAATTTAATTCCTATCGTGTCAATTGTGTTTTCTTGTGCGTATCAATATCTTTCGATGTTTGGTCGCTATTAACTCCTTAACAGTTACTACCGCTACAGGTGCCGCCTTGTGGGCCTCTGAACTAGAGAACATGGGCAAGACGCCCACAGCTGTCCCCCAGACTGATGCGAACAACGCAACTGGCAAACaagaggaagtggaggTCCAACTTCCTCAGCCGGCCGTAAACgacaagaagaaagaaTTATAAGACCCTGACGCCATAGTCAGGATATGAATTAAAGATGTATTGCTCAGGGGTGAGGGATGAGTAGGCCTACATGCAGACAGATTTCTTTCTGTTTCTTCTCTGGGACTAGAAACTTCCTCATGCAAATCGTGCTCGTAGTACTCACATCATCATTACATGACCTATCATTGGCACTATACTATGTATTGGACGGATGGAAATAGGAAAGGACACGGTGCTAACCACAGACATTTGTTGACATTGTTGTATAGCCATACATAAATAGTTAACAAATCCAAACTGAATTACAGATAAATTATTGTACGAGAAAATCTAGCGTTGATTTAAGTCTCATTTGCGACTGACGTCTCATTTTTTGTGATCAGTCATGGTACGTATTGGTGCACGATGATGATAATAACATGTTATTTCAATGCCCAGTGTCGTCTTTCTCGTTGTCACCACTGCTCATATACCGGCGACCGACGCAGTAATTGTTCATATATTACCATCCACACTGCACCATGAATGACGATCGCAAATAGTGATTTGAATGACTGAGGATACGTGGCGGTTAGCGGAACAGCCCGGCCACCGCCATCATAGTAATGCATTATTACATGCAACAACTGCAGGATATTAATTATTATACTCGTTCTTATACTATACCCCGCCATACGTACCTTTCGCTCATAACGTGATTCCACCCTTCCTTCTTACTCTTCCTGTCTTCATCGCCAATTAGTTAAAGAAGTCGAAAGCCGAATAAATGTGAGCACAGAGCGTTTCTGAAACTGTATCATCTGTCGAAAGTGTGGAACATCGGGGATCCAAAACTGATTCGCTTTCACTCTTCAGCATCATGCCTCCAGCTCCTACAGTTCAACAAATTCAGAGCCTCTATTCAGCCACCGTCACTGCGTCCCAGCGCTTCGCTTCTTACAACTTCCATAAATACTTCCTTCGAAGAACTGACGAAGTATTCAAACCCGTCCTTGCCTCATTGGCACCACCTGCTGGTTCGGCACCTTCAAATCCTATAGACCCCTCCAAACTTGCTCGATTCTACGAACATCAAAAGACTCAACTTGAGATACTGGAGAGAGCTTCGAAAGTCAATAGGATGTATGAAGGACCAAAGTTGGTAGTGGAACATGCTCGACCTATAACGAGTGGCGGAGGGGCCGGTATGGAAGCTAGTgctggtggtggcggtCAACCTTAATGAGTGTGAGCTATGATTGTCTGACAGCTATGGTATCATGAAGCTGCTTGGAGGATCGCTGATACTCATAATCAGGTTCCATCAATAACGTTCTTGTGACATATGATTGCGGTAGATATATGACATCGTCCCCCAGTATTATAGCGTACTTGTTCAACTACACTGCTCTGCATAACGATGACCCTATCATGGATCCTTTGTATGCGACTCTTTCTGGGATTACATTTATGTGTTCCAGCCCTATGTAAAGTTAATGTAGGCATCCTTTCATGAGTCCCAGTGAGTATCTGCTAGTCACAGGAGCTTCAAGTCTACACAGATTGGTTGCATTAAGCCCTACTGATTATCATCGATACCCCACAAGGCTTTACAATTATGATCTAAGATGTCCCCTATCATGCGGTTATTTGGCAAGGCAACTAAACAACAAGAACGGGATGAGGCATGGATCGCAGTGGCTGATGAAGAGGTGGGCGTTAAACGGAACGGCCCGAAGGGAAAGAATAGTCATCAATGGGTGGAAGCGCAAGCAGGCCAGAAGTCGTCCAAGTCGTCTAAGAATGGAGACACCAACGATCTCGACACTCAACCGTTCGTGGCGACAAATCCAGAATTCTCCAAGAAGAAACTTCTACTCTGGCGATTAAGCATTGTTTTGCCCTTCCTCACGACAGGGTGCTTTTTGTACTTGTTAACATGTTCGGCGTCCTCCTGGAGAGCAAATTGGAGTTCCATCAAGATAGAATTGCCAAGTACTGACTTTGACATTCTCTATGCTAGTGGTTCCACGATTACAGAGCAGTCTACAAATGGTCTGTCATCTCGCAGGGATTTCGCGACCTACAGTAAGCCACAGACAAAATGTGATGGCGGTATACAGTACTTATTAGGACAATGTCAGTGTCAGCCAAATCAATCCACTACAAGCGAGTAAACGACATCAGTGACGTGTTAGGCGGATATCTTTCCTTAAATTTGTGGGGATGGTGCTTGAAGTCAACTGAGCAGGCCGTGTGAGCATCTCATCATGCTGTTCCAGCTATGAGCAACCTCATTGATTTTATAGCCCGATCATGTGTTCTTCAGAAAGCATGTGGTTTAGTATGGATGATCTTGTTGACTCATCCTCAGTGAACTCCAGAAAGCTTACTAAGGACACTTTCAATCCTTTCTTAGTGCACGCTCTCATTGTGCATGGGTTTGGTGAGCGCAAGGTCGAGTAATGATGACTGACAGCTCCTTGCAGCCATGTTGTTCACTATGCTTGCTCTGATCCCGATTGTTCTGAATACCTGGCGCATTCTTCGGGCCCAGAAGCCAAAGGTATCTCATGCCATACAGCCTCGGACAAAAACCTTACTGAAGGTACTGATGGTGGCTGCCATCTGGCACTACATAGATCGACACCAGCTGGTTTGAGAATATAACTCTTTCGGTTGCAAGCATTATGTGCCTTGTTTCGGTAAACGTTTTCTTGCACCTCGAAACTGCCTC contains the following coding sequences:
- a CDS encoding Hypothetical Protein (Similar to TIGR gene model, INSD accession AAW43015.1) encodes the protein MSSSQTRKRSQRLKLTSETVTESARRQVQEVGAIAQDGLSSGAWIYPLLGILYLFSHPTLIGPLLPVIIKGILMSAGVVTALFAFAYLPQVAVLAVISGPLAFALAIPLILGEAFVVVMFLTRGILVAQATVDIFDAVLLQKGHSALVENGRQVTDKGGKVKQLGTLMTKPLSRFNVDSVVRYLLTLPLNFIPLVGTIFFLGYNGYKAGPGFHARYFQLKNFDKDRRQAFIKKRRGAYLMFGTMAMALNLIPIVSIVFSFTTATGAALWASELENMGKTPTAVPQTDANNATGKQEEVEVQLPQPAVNDKKKEL
- a CDS encoding mitochondrion protein, putative (Similar to TIGR gene model, INSD accession AAW43013.1), whose product is MPPAPTVQQIQSLYSATVTASQRFASYNFHKYFLRRTDEVFKPVLASLAPPADPSKLARFYEHQKTQLEILERASKVNRMYEGPKLVVEHARPITSGGGAGMEASAGGGGQP
- a CDS encoding uncharacterized protein (Similar to SGTC gene model, INSD accession EAL21161.1), with protein sequence MSPIMRLFGKATKQQERDEAWIAVADEEVGVKRNGPKGKNSHQWVEAQAGQKSSKSSKNGDTNDLDTQPFVATNPEFSKKKLLLWRLSIVLPFLTTGCFLYLLTCSASSWRANWSSIKIELPSTDFDILYASGSTITEQSTNGLSSRRDFATYMSAKSIHYKRVNDISDVLGGYLSLNLWGWCLKSTEQAVPIMCSSESMWFSMDDLVDSSSVNSRKLTKDTFNPFLVHALIVHGFAMLFTMLALIPIVLNTWRILRAQKPKVSHAIQPRTKTLLKVLMVAAIWHYIDRHQLV